The following proteins are encoded in a genomic region of Synechococcus sp. ROS8604:
- the speE gene encoding polyamine aminopropyltransferase translates to MTTAPQTSGNWIDEHHNGVRYGLEGRVLVDETSPFQRITVIDSQRYGKGLLLDGCWMTAEHQERHYHEPLVHPALCSAEAIERVLVIGGGDGGTARECLRHPGVKHLDMVEIDRRVVELSQEHLPSIGGGCWNDPRFQLRIGDGIAWAAEAEDASYDVVLVDGSDPTGPAEGLFNRAFFGHCCRILKPGGVFATQSESPEAFRQVHIDMVKVIRELFGHADPLYGWVPMYPSGWWSWTFAAKDGPRYLTVQTERSTAVAEGCAIWSPRWQQGAFHTIPAFIERELNP, encoded by the coding sequence ATGACCACGGCACCTCAGACCAGTGGCAACTGGATCGATGAGCACCACAACGGCGTGCGCTACGGCCTGGAGGGACGCGTGCTGGTGGACGAGACCAGCCCGTTTCAGCGCATCACTGTGATCGATAGCCAGCGCTACGGGAAAGGACTCCTCTTGGACGGCTGCTGGATGACGGCAGAACACCAGGAACGCCACTATCACGAGCCATTAGTCCATCCTGCGCTCTGTTCGGCCGAGGCCATCGAGCGCGTGCTGGTGATCGGCGGTGGTGATGGCGGGACCGCCCGCGAATGCCTGCGCCACCCAGGGGTGAAGCACCTCGACATGGTGGAGATCGACCGCCGGGTTGTGGAGCTCAGTCAAGAACACCTCCCTTCAATCGGAGGCGGGTGCTGGAACGACCCCCGCTTCCAGCTGAGAATTGGGGATGGAATCGCCTGGGCTGCTGAAGCTGAAGACGCGTCTTACGACGTTGTGCTGGTGGATGGATCCGACCCCACGGGGCCCGCGGAGGGCCTGTTCAACCGTGCCTTCTTTGGCCACTGCTGCCGCATCCTCAAGCCGGGGGGTGTCTTTGCCACTCAAAGCGAATCACCCGAAGCCTTCCGCCAAGTGCACATCGACATGGTGAAGGTCATTCGGGAGCTGTTTGGCCACGCTGATCCTCTCTACGGCTGGGTGCCGATGTATCCCAGTGGCTGGTGGAGCTGGACCTTTGCGGCAAAGGATGGGCCCCGTTACCTCACCGTTCAAACCGAACGCTCCACGGCCGTGGCCGAAGGGTGTGCCATCTGGAGTCCCCGCTGGCAGCAAGGAGCCTTCCACACCATTCCAGCCTTCATTGAACGGGAACTCAATCCATGA
- a CDS encoding Dps family protein, with the protein MASHSAIDIGITSTQREEIAAAISRLLADTYVLYGKTHGFHWNVTGPMFNTLHLMFMNQYTELWNALDVIAERIRALGVLAPHGGSTLAGLASIPEAEQQPAALDMVRELVAGHEAVARTARSIFPLAEAANDEPTADLLTQRLQIHEKTAWMLRSLLEN; encoded by the coding sequence ATGGCTAGTCACTCCGCCATCGACATCGGCATCACCAGCACACAACGGGAAGAGATCGCGGCTGCAATCAGCCGCCTGCTCGCAGATACCTACGTGCTGTACGGCAAAACCCACGGCTTCCATTGGAACGTGACCGGGCCGATGTTCAACACGTTGCACCTGATGTTCATGAACCAATACACCGAGCTGTGGAACGCCCTCGACGTCATCGCTGAACGCATTCGCGCCCTTGGCGTTTTGGCTCCCCATGGCGGATCCACCCTGGCCGGCTTGGCCTCGATCCCAGAAGCAGAGCAACAACCTGCAGCCCTCGACATGGTGCGTGAGCTGGTGGCTGGCCATGAGGCCGTGGCCCGTACGGCACGAAGCATCTTTCCGCTGGCAGAGGCTGCTAACGACGAACCGACTGCTGACCTGCTCACCCAACGGCTTCAGATCCACGAAAAAACAGCCTGGATGCTGCGCAGCCTGCTGGAAAACTAA
- the aspS gene encoding aspartate--tRNA ligase, which yields MRSNGCGDLRDTHIDETVQLCGWVDRRRDHGGVIFIDLRDRSGTVQITVDPDLGADAFAVAEHLRSETVLQVEGLVRARPGESLNDRLATGAVEVLASSIHVLNRVKGTLPFPVSVHDEENTREELRLRHRFLDLRRKRMNDNLRLRAQTIQTARRFLEDEGFIEVETPVLTRSTPEGARDYILPSRVCGGEWFALPQSPQLFKQLLMVGGIERYYQVARCFRDEDLRADRQPEFTQLDMEMSFMGQEEILALNERLIAAIWKTVKGIDLPLPFPRLTWHEAMERYGTDRPDTRYGMELTNVSDIVKDMGFKVFSGAVKSGGSVKCIAVAGGNDAVSNVRIKPGGDVFSEAQAAGAGGLAFIRVREGGEIDTIGAIKDNLSDEQKQTLLQRTGAEPGTLLLFGAGDTATVNKALDRVRQYLAKEMGLMKPDRDNDQWNFLWVVDFPMFEFNKDKNRLEALHHPFCAPNTTDLGDNAEDWAKNLPTARAQAYDLVLNGLELGGGSLRIHDSALQREVLNSIGLAPEEAQEQFGFLVDALDMGAPPHGGLAFGVDRMVMLLAGEDSIRDTIAFPKTQQARCLMTAAPAGVSEQQLEDLHVASTWVDPVTENTD from the coding sequence ATGCGCAGCAACGGATGCGGCGACCTGCGCGACACGCACATCGACGAAACCGTTCAGCTCTGCGGCTGGGTGGATCGTCGCCGCGACCATGGCGGGGTGATTTTTATCGACCTGCGCGACCGCAGCGGCACGGTTCAAATCACCGTGGATCCCGACCTAGGTGCTGATGCCTTTGCCGTTGCCGAACACTTGCGCAGTGAAACCGTCTTGCAAGTCGAGGGATTGGTTCGGGCCCGTCCTGGTGAGTCGCTGAATGACCGACTGGCCACCGGTGCGGTGGAGGTTTTAGCGAGCAGCATCCACGTGCTCAACAGGGTGAAGGGCACGCTGCCCTTTCCTGTGTCTGTGCATGACGAGGAAAACACGCGCGAAGAACTGCGCCTCCGCCACCGCTTCTTAGATCTGCGCCGCAAGCGCATGAACGACAACCTGCGCTTGCGTGCCCAAACGATCCAAACGGCACGGCGATTCCTTGAAGACGAAGGGTTTATCGAAGTGGAAACTCCGGTGCTGACCCGCTCAACCCCAGAGGGCGCCAGGGATTACATCCTTCCCAGTCGCGTCTGCGGCGGTGAATGGTTCGCACTCCCCCAGTCCCCGCAGTTGTTTAAGCAGTTGCTGATGGTGGGCGGCATTGAGCGGTACTACCAAGTGGCTCGCTGCTTCCGCGATGAGGACCTACGGGCGGATCGGCAACCTGAGTTCACGCAACTGGACATGGAGATGAGCTTCATGGGCCAGGAAGAGATCCTCGCGCTCAACGAGCGTCTGATTGCCGCCATCTGGAAAACGGTCAAAGGGATTGATCTGCCTCTGCCCTTTCCACGCCTGACCTGGCACGAGGCGATGGAGCGCTACGGCACGGATCGCCCCGACACCCGTTATGGCATGGAGCTCACCAATGTGAGCGACATCGTGAAAGACATGGGCTTCAAGGTGTTCAGTGGAGCCGTGAAGTCCGGCGGCTCCGTGAAGTGCATTGCGGTTGCCGGAGGCAATGACGCTGTGTCCAATGTGCGGATCAAACCCGGTGGTGATGTGTTCAGCGAAGCCCAAGCGGCAGGAGCCGGTGGCTTGGCCTTCATCCGGGTGCGAGAGGGCGGCGAAATCGACACCATCGGTGCCATCAAGGACAACCTCTCAGACGAGCAAAAGCAAACCCTGCTGCAGCGCACCGGGGCTGAGCCAGGAACCCTGCTGCTCTTTGGCGCTGGAGACACCGCGACGGTGAACAAAGCTCTCGACCGCGTGCGCCAGTATCTCGCCAAAGAGATGGGGCTCATGAAGCCCGACAGGGACAACGATCAGTGGAATTTCCTCTGGGTCGTCGATTTCCCGATGTTCGAATTCAACAAGGACAAAAATCGGCTGGAAGCCCTGCACCATCCCTTCTGCGCCCCAAACACCACCGACCTGGGCGATAACGCTGAAGATTGGGCAAAAAACCTCCCCACAGCACGAGCTCAGGCCTACGACCTGGTTCTCAACGGACTGGAACTAGGAGGGGGCTCCTTACGCATCCACGACTCCGCCCTGCAACGTGAAGTCCTGAACAGCATCGGGCTTGCTCCGGAAGAGGCCCAAGAGCAGTTCGGCTTCTTGGTTGATGCCCTCGACATGGGCGCACCTCCCCACGGTGGACTGGCGTTTGGTGTGGACCGCATGGTGATGTTGCTCGCCGGAGAGGACTCCATCCGCGACACGATTGCGTTCCCGAAAACCCAGCAGGCACGTTGCCTCATGACGGCAGCGCCGGCAGGGGTCTCCGAGCAGCAGCTCGAGGATCTGCATGTCGCGAGCACCTGGGTCGATCCCGTGACAGAGAACACTGACTAG
- a CDS encoding SDR family NAD(P)-dependent oxidoreductase, whose protein sequence is MRTLLISGASRGIGRAVAERALADGHRLSLGLRDLEVLRQTPLDPDLVGSERVLLQPYAAEDPAAAQAWVDSTIEHFGGFDSVIHSAGIFSRVPLLFEPSEEHEIAHTINVNLMGPWWLTRAAWPQLASHGEGRIQVLVSMSGKRSKGRLAAYSASKFALLGLCQTMRNEGWAAGIRVTAICPGWVNTDMAAAVRSGSSDRWPTQAMEAEAMTQPEDIASMSAELLKLPNRAVPFELAVNSSLE, encoded by the coding sequence GTGCGCACTCTCCTGATTAGTGGTGCAAGTCGTGGGATTGGTCGAGCTGTCGCTGAACGCGCTCTTGCTGACGGCCATCGCCTCAGCCTTGGGCTTCGCGATTTGGAAGTGTTGAGACAGACCCCCCTTGACCCTGACTTGGTTGGGAGTGAACGGGTCTTGCTTCAGCCCTATGCGGCTGAGGACCCAGCGGCGGCCCAGGCCTGGGTTGATTCCACCATCGAGCATTTTGGTGGCTTCGACAGCGTGATCCATAGCGCTGGGATCTTCAGCCGTGTGCCGCTTCTGTTTGAGCCGAGCGAAGAGCATGAAATCGCCCACACCATCAATGTGAACCTGATGGGACCGTGGTGGTTGACGCGCGCTGCCTGGCCGCAGTTGGCATCCCATGGAGAAGGTCGCATCCAGGTTTTGGTTTCCATGAGTGGGAAGCGCAGCAAGGGTCGCCTGGCGGCCTACAGCGCCAGCAAATTTGCCCTGCTTGGTCTCTGCCAAACCATGCGCAATGAGGGCTGGGCTGCAGGAATTCGGGTGACGGCGATTTGTCCTGGCTGGGTGAATACGGATATGGCGGCTGCTGTGCGCAGCGGTTCGAGCGATCGCTGGCCAACGCAGGCGATGGAAGCCGAAGCGATGACTCAGCCCGAGGACATCGCGTCGATGAGTGCTGAACTCTTGAAACTTCCCAATCGGGCGGTTCCTTTTGAGCTTGCGGTCAACTCCAGCCTGGAGTGA
- the gcvT gene encoding glycine cleavage system aminomethyltransferase GcvT: MDKNFTPLHDLCIAAGGRMVSFAGWEMPVQFSGLMAEHKAVRSESGMFDISHMGVLRIEGANPKDALQELVPSDLHRIGPGQACYSVLLNEQGGIIDDLIIYDLGPSLVNANHETLLVVINAACAETDTAWIRHHLEKADLQVLDEKKDGVLVALQGPTAISLLERLSGSDLSELPRFGHCSLNIHGLKAPVFTARTGYTGEDGVELLLNADDGRQLWQQLLEEGVTPCGLGARDTLRLEAAMHLYGQDMDAGTTPFEAGLGWLVHLEMPASFIGRDALEQAAEQGPSKRLVGLKLKGRSIARHDYPVIHNGTTVGVVTSGSWSPTLEEPIALASVPPALAKLGTELSVEIRGQLQPATVVKRPFYRRSQ, from the coding sequence ATGGACAAGAACTTCACACCGCTCCATGACCTCTGCATCGCGGCCGGAGGTCGCATGGTGTCTTTCGCTGGATGGGAGATGCCCGTTCAGTTTTCAGGGCTCATGGCTGAACACAAGGCCGTACGCAGCGAAAGCGGCATGTTTGATATCTCCCACATGGGAGTTCTGCGCATTGAAGGTGCCAATCCCAAAGATGCTTTACAAGAACTCGTACCAAGTGATCTGCACCGAATCGGTCCGGGGCAAGCCTGCTATTCGGTGTTGCTGAATGAGCAGGGCGGAATCATTGATGACTTAATCATTTACGACCTCGGGCCATCGTTGGTAAACGCGAACCACGAAACCTTGCTGGTTGTGATCAATGCAGCTTGCGCAGAAACCGACACAGCCTGGATTCGCCACCATCTTGAGAAAGCTGATCTGCAGGTCCTCGACGAAAAGAAGGACGGGGTGTTGGTCGCTCTCCAAGGGCCAACGGCCATCAGCCTGCTGGAGCGATTGAGTGGCAGCGATCTCAGCGAGCTACCGCGCTTTGGCCACTGCAGTCTCAACATTCACGGGCTGAAAGCTCCGGTTTTCACAGCCCGCACGGGCTACACCGGAGAGGATGGCGTGGAGCTGCTGCTCAACGCAGACGACGGACGGCAGCTCTGGCAGCAATTGCTTGAGGAGGGCGTGACACCCTGCGGCCTTGGCGCTCGCGACACCCTGCGACTGGAAGCCGCCATGCATCTCTACGGCCAAGACATGGACGCCGGCACCACCCCCTTTGAGGCGGGCTTGGGGTGGCTGGTGCATCTGGAGATGCCAGCCAGCTTCATCGGACGGGACGCGCTTGAACAAGCCGCTGAACAGGGACCGTCCAAGCGTCTGGTGGGCTTGAAGCTGAAGGGGAGGTCGATTGCTCGCCACGATTACCCCGTCATCCACAACGGGACGACCGTGGGCGTGGTGACAAGCGGCAGCTGGTCTCCCACCCTCGAAGAGCCCATTGCTCTCGCCTCCGTTCCCCCAGCCCTCGCCAAACTCGGCACAGAGCTGAGTGTGGAGATCCGTGGGCAGCTGCAGCCGGCCACTGTCGTGAAACGCCCCTTCTATCGCCGTTCCCAGTAG
- the mazG gene encoding nucleoside triphosphate pyrophosphohydrolase, with translation MSDAMHDLVEVVAQLRDPDHGCPWDLKQTHQTLVPYVLEEAHEVVDAIRHGDDRHLKEELGDLLLQVVLHAQLAQEQQRFDLDAIARGITDKLIRRHPHVFGHAEAHDSETVSANWDSIKAAEQAERGEVSSESTSPLSDQLTKKVRGQPALAGAMTISRKAAKAGFEWDDMKGVWDKVHEELDELKEAVSSGDQQHAQEELGDLLFTLVNVARWCEIQPEEGLAGTNQRFLDRFSRVETALGGDLQGRSIKELERVWQQAKLAIRAEQASKPTAPNNHP, from the coding sequence ATGAGCGACGCCATGCACGATCTGGTCGAGGTGGTCGCGCAATTACGCGACCCCGACCACGGTTGCCCTTGGGACCTCAAGCAAACGCATCAGACCTTGGTGCCCTATGTCCTAGAGGAAGCTCACGAAGTCGTGGACGCGATCCGCCATGGGGATGATCGGCACCTCAAGGAGGAGTTAGGCGATTTGCTTCTGCAAGTGGTGCTCCATGCCCAACTTGCTCAGGAACAACAACGCTTCGATCTCGACGCGATTGCGCGTGGAATCACGGACAAGTTGATTCGCCGCCATCCGCATGTCTTTGGCCATGCAGAAGCCCATGACAGCGAAACCGTCTCCGCGAATTGGGACAGCATCAAAGCCGCAGAACAAGCGGAACGGGGAGAGGTTTCCTCCGAATCAACCAGCCCATTGAGCGATCAACTCACCAAGAAAGTCCGTGGACAACCCGCTCTGGCTGGAGCGATGACCATCTCGCGCAAAGCCGCAAAGGCAGGGTTTGAGTGGGATGACATGAAGGGGGTTTGGGACAAAGTGCATGAGGAGCTTGATGAACTCAAGGAAGCGGTGTCTTCTGGTGATCAACAACATGCTCAGGAAGAGCTTGGTGACTTGTTGTTCACGCTTGTGAATGTGGCTCGCTGGTGTGAGATCCAGCCGGAAGAAGGCCTCGCCGGCACCAACCAGCGCTTTCTCGATCGCTTCTCTCGCGTGGAAACCGCCCTGGGAGGAGATCTCCAAGGACGCAGCATCAAGGAGCTTGAAAGGGTGTGGCAACAAGCAAAGCTGGCAATCCGTGCTGAACAAGCCTCCAAGCCCACAGCACCCAACAACCACCCCTGA
- a CDS encoding metal-binding protein: MASGRKHDRATCVLALIYGAIWWPWLGISGAAGSAAAFLFGGLFLSPDLDINSRPYQRWGVLRWLWWPYQRLIHHRSVLSHSPFLGTAIRLAYLSLLVAAISWLGSRWGTPTPDQWRSWLQQAWNESSNAILIGLIGLEASAWLHLIQDGDPMPKLPIKRPLSHKRRRRRRG; encoded by the coding sequence ATGGCTTCCGGCCGGAAGCACGATCGCGCCACCTGTGTCCTCGCTCTGATCTACGGGGCCATCTGGTGGCCATGGCTAGGGATCAGTGGTGCCGCCGGCAGTGCCGCGGCCTTTTTATTCGGCGGCCTCTTTCTTTCTCCTGATCTCGATATCAATTCCAGGCCCTATCAACGCTGGGGTGTGCTGCGCTGGCTGTGGTGGCCCTACCAACGCCTGATCCATCACCGCTCGGTGCTATCGCACAGTCCATTCCTAGGAACGGCGATTCGGCTCGCCTATCTCAGCCTCCTCGTAGCGGCGATCAGCTGGCTAGGCAGCCGTTGGGGAACGCCTACGCCAGATCAATGGCGCAGCTGGCTGCAACAGGCATGGAACGAATCATCAAACGCCATTTTGATCGGGCTGATTGGTCTTGAAGCAAGCGCTTGGCTGCATCTGATTCAGGACGGGGACCCCATGCCAAAACTGCCGATCAAGCGTCCGCTGTCTCACAAACGAAGACGCCGACGCCGAGGTTGA
- a CDS encoding RNA polymerase sigma factor, RpoD/SigA family, with protein sequence MSASSSSTGSTPIRWSGGNDLLRLYLQDIGRVDLLTAEDEVVLSRLVQQYERLKREERQFAEDHPAIERLLCLEELQLREANHLSHWPTRQEWARAAEMPLQELNLALTEGYQTWADLITSDSRDLQRRLREGRKARDRMIQANLRLVVAVAKKYQHRGMELLDLVQEGTLGLERAVEKFDSTRGFRFSTYSYWWIRQGITRAIATQSRTIRLPVHITEKLNRIKRVQQEIASTEGRTASVTDLARELSVSEDTVRQTLARVPRSVSLETKVGRDQDTQLGELLEDEHATPEQTLTRDALHDDLEHLLDELTPREATVIRCRFGLEDDTPRTLAQIGEDMNLSRERVRQIETRALLKLRQPQRRSKVRDYIQALDS encoded by the coding sequence TTGTCCGCCAGCTCCTCATCGACGGGATCCACCCCGATCCGCTGGAGCGGCGGCAACGACCTGTTGCGTCTCTACTTGCAGGACATCGGTCGGGTAGACCTGCTCACCGCTGAAGACGAGGTGGTGTTGTCGCGCCTCGTGCAGCAATACGAGCGCCTAAAGCGCGAAGAACGTCAATTCGCCGAAGATCATCCTGCAATCGAACGGTTGCTATGCCTTGAGGAACTGCAGTTGAGAGAGGCGAACCATCTCTCTCACTGGCCCACAAGACAGGAATGGGCACGGGCTGCCGAGATGCCTTTGCAAGAGCTGAACCTGGCCCTCACCGAGGGCTATCAAACCTGGGCGGATCTGATCACCTCCGACAGCCGTGACCTGCAACGGCGTCTGCGTGAGGGGCGGAAGGCCCGTGACCGGATGATCCAGGCCAATTTGCGCTTGGTGGTGGCCGTAGCGAAGAAGTACCAGCACCGAGGCATGGAGCTGCTGGATCTCGTCCAGGAAGGCACGTTGGGGCTGGAACGGGCGGTCGAAAAGTTCGATTCCACCCGAGGCTTTCGCTTCAGTACCTACTCCTACTGGTGGATTCGCCAAGGCATCACCAGGGCGATCGCCACCCAAAGCCGCACCATCCGCCTCCCCGTCCACATCACCGAAAAGCTCAACCGCATCAAACGGGTGCAGCAAGAAATTGCCAGCACGGAGGGGCGCACCGCTTCGGTGACAGATCTTGCGAGGGAGCTGAGCGTCAGCGAAGACACCGTGCGTCAAACCCTGGCTCGCGTCCCCCGTTCCGTCTCCCTGGAAACCAAGGTGGGCCGTGATCAAGACACCCAGCTTGGCGAGCTCCTCGAAGACGAGCACGCCACACCAGAGCAGACCCTGACCCGTGATGCACTCCACGACGATCTCGAACACCTGCTGGATGAGCTCACCCCGAGGGAAGCCACCGTGATTCGCTGTCGCTTTGGACTTGAAGACGACACTCCCCGAACCCTCGCTCAAATCGGCGAAGACATGAACCTCTCCCGCGAGAGGGTGCGTCAGATCGAAACCCGAGCGCTTTTGAAGCTGCGCCAACCCCAGCGCCGCAGCAAGGTGCGCGATTACATCCAAGCCCTGGATTCCTAA
- the speB gene encoding agmatinase, with product MTNPTTRTIDQNLFDDEGAIFMGARRNPSGCRVALFGVPYDGTTSFRPGTRFGPAAIREVSTGLETYCPQLDRDLEDLAYADIGAVEIPYGDPEPVVNAVRHATSTVLAAGLKPLMLGGEHSISSGAVAAVAEQHPDLVLVQLDAHADLRQEWLGTRHSHACAMRRCLEVLPSQQLMQIAIRSGTCDEFKELRRSGRLISIQDIPERMNALRGRPIYLTVDLDWFDPAVMPGTGTPEPGGFVWNDFAAVINELNHHRLIGADVVELAPQLDPSGISSVLAAKVTRSLLLLLAQ from the coding sequence ATGACCAATCCAACAACCCGAACGATTGATCAGAACCTGTTTGACGATGAGGGTGCCATTTTCATGGGAGCACGGCGCAATCCAAGCGGATGCCGCGTGGCCCTCTTTGGCGTTCCCTATGACGGCACCACCTCATTCCGCCCTGGCACCCGCTTTGGCCCAGCCGCGATTCGTGAGGTGAGCACAGGTCTTGAGACCTACTGCCCCCAGCTGGATCGGGACCTCGAAGACCTCGCTTACGCCGACATAGGAGCTGTTGAGATTCCCTATGGCGATCCGGAGCCCGTTGTGAATGCCGTGCGCCACGCCACCAGCACAGTGCTAGCTGCAGGGCTGAAACCGCTGATGCTTGGCGGTGAGCATTCCATCAGTTCTGGTGCGGTTGCTGCTGTAGCGGAGCAACACCCCGACCTCGTGCTCGTGCAACTCGATGCCCATGCCGACCTCCGGCAAGAGTGGCTTGGAACCCGTCACAGCCATGCCTGCGCCATGCGCCGCTGTTTGGAGGTGCTTCCCAGCCAACAGCTCATGCAGATTGCGATCCGTAGCGGCACCTGTGATGAGTTCAAAGAACTGCGTCGCAGCGGACGCCTGATCTCCATTCAAGACATCCCGGAGCGAATGAACGCGCTCAGGGGACGGCCGATCTACCTCACGGTGGACCTCGACTGGTTCGACCCGGCTGTGATGCCAGGGACAGGGACCCCAGAACCAGGTGGATTTGTGTGGAACGATTTCGCAGCCGTCATCAACGAGCTAAACCATCACCGCCTCATCGGCGCAGACGTGGTGGAACTCGCTCCCCAACTCGATCCGAGTGGGATCAGTAGCGTTTTGGCGGCCAAAGTCACACGCAGCCTGCTGCTGTTGCTGGCCCAATAG
- the arfB gene encoding alternative ribosome rescue aminoacyl-tRNA hydrolase ArfB codes for MPQDLTVNARLVIPSRELQWRFSRASGPGGQGVNTTDSRVELVFDLANSSALGPFRRQRLMEVLGSRLVDGCVRVVAAEERSQWQNRQRAMARLADLLREGLKPPPPQRRATRPGRGAVQRRLEAKGRRGQIKRNRQQRPSLDD; via the coding sequence ATGCCCCAGGACCTCACCGTGAATGCTCGCCTGGTGATCCCTTCAAGGGAGCTTCAATGGCGGTTTTCTCGCGCTTCAGGTCCTGGAGGGCAGGGCGTGAACACCACGGATTCTAGGGTTGAGCTGGTGTTCGATCTGGCGAATTCGTCGGCGCTGGGCCCCTTTCGGCGACAACGATTGATGGAGGTACTGGGATCGCGACTGGTGGATGGTTGTGTGCGTGTGGTGGCAGCAGAGGAGCGATCTCAGTGGCAAAACCGCCAGCGAGCGATGGCTCGGCTTGCTGATCTGTTGCGTGAGGGATTGAAGCCACCGCCTCCCCAGCGCCGGGCTACGCGGCCTGGCAGAGGTGCGGTGCAGCGACGGCTTGAGGCCAAAGGGCGTCGCGGTCAGATCAAAAGAAATCGCCAACAGCGTCCGTCCTTGGACGATTGA